Proteins encoded by one window of Pseudonocardia sp. HH130629-09:
- a CDS encoding GNAT family N-acetyltransferase — MIRAARVADVAALREIERAAGEPFRAIGLDVVADDDPPPAAVLAAYVVAGRAWVAERSAGGTSIGTERSPLVGYLIADLFDGCAHVEQVSVLPSQRGRRIGEGLVEHLAGWARDRGLPALTLTTYRDVPWNGPYWARLGFRELIAPGPGLRAIREHEAARGLDVWPRLAMRRELAGS; from the coding sequence GTGATCCGTGCCGCCCGCGTCGCCGACGTCGCCGCCCTGCGTGAGATCGAGCGCGCGGCGGGGGAGCCGTTCCGGGCGATCGGGCTCGACGTCGTCGCCGACGACGATCCGCCACCGGCCGCGGTGCTGGCTGCCTATGTGGTGGCGGGGCGGGCCTGGGTGGCCGAGAGGAGCGCAGGCGGAACGAGCATCGGCACCGAGAGGAGCCCGCTGGTCGGCTACCTCATCGCCGATCTCTTCGACGGCTGCGCGCACGTCGAGCAGGTGTCGGTGCTGCCGTCGCAGCGCGGACGGCGGATCGGGGAGGGGCTGGTCGAGCACCTCGCCGGCTGGGCCCGGGACCGCGGGCTGCCCGCGCTGACCCTCACCACCTACCGGGACGTGCCGTGGAACGGCCCGTACTGGGCGCGGCTCGGCTTCCGTGAGCTGATCGCGCCCGGCCCAGGGCTGCGGGCGATCCGGGAGCACGAGGCCGCGCGCGGTCTCGACGTGTGGCCGCGGCTCGCGATGCGTCGCGAACTGGCCGGTTCCTGA
- a CDS encoding SRPBCC family protein, translating into MTASPERIWELVSDIRHTGWFSPETVDAQWLDGATGPAVGVRFRGKVVRNGRGPTYWSTCEITACEPGREFGFVVLLPGDRRVIHWHYRFIPATAPDGAEGTEVTESFRMEPSVATRVYWALLGWARGRTNRAGMRTTLERIRAVVEDPQA; encoded by the coding sequence ATGACGGCATCGCCCGAGCGGATCTGGGAGCTGGTCTCCGACATCCGCCACACCGGCTGGTTCTCACCCGAGACCGTCGACGCGCAGTGGCTGGACGGCGCGACCGGCCCGGCCGTCGGCGTCCGGTTCCGCGGCAAGGTCGTCCGCAACGGCCGCGGACCGACCTACTGGTCGACGTGCGAGATCACCGCCTGCGAGCCGGGCCGCGAGTTCGGCTTCGTCGTGCTCCTGCCCGGTGACCGGCGGGTCATCCACTGGCACTACCGGTTCATCCCGGCCACCGCTCCGGACGGCGCCGAGGGAACCGAGGTCACCGAGTCCTTCCGGATGGAGCCCTCGGTCGCCACCCGGGTCTACTGGGCGCTGCTGGGGTGGGCTCGCGGGCGCACCAACCGTGCGGGGATGCGGACGACCCTGGAACGGATCCGCGCGGTGGTGGAGGATCCGCAGGCGTGA
- a CDS encoding GMC family oxidoreductase has protein sequence MTNGFDVVVVGAGSAGCTLAGRLAERGVRTALVEAGAVVVPPDSIPIASLAATAPGHVLNWAYRATLCQGRECTVPRGRVLGGSGAINGGYFVRAVPADFADWGVPGWSYDDVLPYYRRLERDLDFCTSDRHGDAGPLRISRPSGRLRAATTDPFLAACLALGHPEEPDKNAGGPPGAGPIPTNAVDGRRVSAATAYLPPPWGNAEAAGRGAGVASGGTDTLTVFGGAPAETLVIEGGRATGVRVGGRTLHAAETVVTAGAVGTPALLQRSGIGPEDTLRAAGVAVVHELPGVGRGWSDHPAVFLPLRSGLPDPPADAVAAQAALHLDSGTDPAGDLEILLFAHPFAPGGPAHLMCAVQRPDSRGMLAITSPDHDDPPRLDFRYLRTTSDRHRMRAAVRIAADVLRAAGWGRAGPDDGGPAGWELGNDTRLDGWIRDHLTTSVHLSGSAPAGTGPDAVVDSDLRVHGLGGLRVADTSVLPRVPRRGPAATAIMIGERAADLVCGTEGERRA, from the coding sequence ATGACCAACGGGTTCGACGTGGTGGTGGTGGGTGCGGGATCCGCGGGGTGCACCCTCGCGGGCCGGCTCGCCGAGCGCGGGGTGCGTACGGCCCTGGTCGAGGCGGGTGCCGTCGTCGTCCCGCCGGACTCGATCCCGATCGCGTCGCTCGCCGCGACCGCGCCCGGCCACGTCCTCAACTGGGCCTACCGGGCGACGCTGTGCCAGGGGCGGGAGTGCACCGTGCCGCGGGGACGCGTGCTGGGCGGCTCCGGTGCGATCAACGGCGGCTACTTCGTGCGCGCCGTCCCGGCGGACTTCGCGGACTGGGGCGTCCCCGGCTGGTCCTACGACGACGTCCTGCCGTACTATCGGCGGCTCGAGCGCGACCTCGACTTCTGCACCTCCGATCGGCACGGCGACGCGGGCCCGCTGCGCATCTCTCGCCCCTCGGGCCGGCTGCGCGCCGCGACGACCGACCCGTTCCTGGCCGCCTGCCTCGCGCTGGGCCATCCCGAGGAGCCGGACAAGAACGCCGGCGGCCCGCCCGGCGCGGGCCCGATCCCGACCAACGCCGTCGACGGGCGCCGGGTCAGCGCCGCCACCGCCTACCTGCCCCCGCCGTGGGGGAACGCGGAGGCGGCCGGGAGGGGCGCAGGCGTAGCGAGCGGCGGCACGGACACGCTGACCGTGTTCGGCGGAGCCCCGGCCGAGACCCTGGTGATCGAGGGTGGCCGGGCGACCGGGGTGCGCGTCGGCGGGCGCACCCTGCACGCCGCCGAGACCGTCGTGACCGCGGGCGCGGTCGGCACCCCGGCGCTGCTGCAGCGCTCCGGGATCGGCCCGGAGGACACACTGCGGGCCGCGGGCGTCGCCGTGGTGCACGAGCTGCCCGGGGTCGGACGCGGCTGGTCGGACCATCCCGCGGTGTTCCTGCCGCTGCGCAGCGGCCTGCCCGATCCGCCCGCCGACGCCGTCGCCGCGCAGGCCGCGCTCCACCTCGACTCCGGTACCGATCCGGCCGGTGACCTGGAGATCCTGCTGTTCGCGCACCCGTTCGCGCCCGGCGGGCCCGCGCACCTGATGTGCGCGGTGCAGCGCCCGGACAGCCGCGGGATGCTCGCGATCACCTCCCCGGACCACGACGACCCGCCCCGGCTGGACTTCCGCTACCTGCGCACCACCTCCGACCGGCACCGGATGCGGGCCGCGGTGCGGATCGCCGCGGACGTCCTGCGCGCCGCGGGCTGGGGACGAGCCGGCCCCGACGACGGCGGCCCCGCCGGCTGGGAGCTCGGCAACGACACCCGGCTCGACGGCTGGATCCGCGACCACCTGACGACCTCGGTGCACCTGTCCGGCAGCGCCCCGGCGGGTACCGGACCGGACGCCGTCGTCGACTCCGACCTGCGGGTGCACGGTCTGGGCGGGCTCCGGGTGGCGGACACCTCCGTCCTGCCCCGCGTGCCGCGGCGCGGGCCGGCCGCGACCGCGATCATGATCGGGGAGCGCGCCGCCGACCTGGTGTGCGGCACCGAGGGGGAACGTCGTGCATGA
- a CDS encoding M18 family aminopeptidase, with protein sequence MPHVTDAARDLASFLTASPSPYHAVAEAVRRLSAAGFTEQREDGPWADGPGGRYLVRDGTILAWWQPASGPGAPLRIFAAHTDSPGFKVKPNPDVGVAGWRQVGVEVYGGALWNSWLDRDLGLAGRLALYDGRVVPVRVDRPLLRIPQLAIHLDRGVNQGLTLDPQRYLLPIWGLGDPDGGDLVEFLAVRVGEDPEDVAAHDLFTYDLTPPATLGRDDELLAAPRLDNLASVHAGISALLTAIERDPRTVPVFVGFDHEEIGSASATGAAGPLLETVLTRLAGGFDERHAVFSRSRCLSVDVTHAAHPNHLDKHDPDHLSVPNRGPSLKVNAVQRYATDAPGAAAWKRACRTADVPSQVFVSKNTVPCGSTVGPIMATRLGIRTVDVGIPVLSMHSARELCGVHDPGLLARAGVEFLTDAG encoded by the coding sequence ATGCCTCACGTGACCGACGCTGCACGTGACCTCGCCTCGTTCCTCACCGCGAGCCCGTCGCCGTACCACGCGGTGGCCGAGGCCGTCCGCCGGCTGTCCGCCGCGGGCTTCACCGAGCAGCGCGAGGACGGGCCGTGGGCCGACGGGCCGGGCGGGCGCTACCTCGTGCGCGACGGCACGATCCTGGCCTGGTGGCAGCCCGCGTCCGGGCCGGGCGCACCACTGCGGATCTTCGCCGCGCACACCGACTCGCCCGGATTCAAGGTCAAGCCGAACCCCGACGTCGGCGTCGCCGGGTGGCGCCAGGTCGGGGTGGAGGTCTACGGCGGCGCGCTGTGGAACTCCTGGCTCGACCGCGACCTCGGCCTCGCCGGGCGCCTCGCGCTCTACGACGGCCGCGTCGTCCCGGTCCGGGTGGACCGGCCGCTGCTACGCATCCCGCAGCTGGCGATCCACCTCGACCGCGGCGTGAACCAGGGCCTGACCCTGGACCCGCAGCGGTACCTGCTCCCGATCTGGGGTCTCGGCGACCCGGACGGCGGCGACCTGGTCGAGTTCCTCGCCGTGCGGGTCGGCGAGGACCCGGAGGACGTCGCGGCGCACGACCTGTTCACCTACGACCTCACCCCGCCCGCCACCCTGGGCCGCGACGACGAGCTGCTCGCCGCCCCGCGGCTGGACAACCTGGCCTCGGTGCACGCCGGGATCAGCGCGCTGCTCACCGCGATCGAGCGGGACCCGCGCACCGTCCCGGTGTTCGTCGGGTTCGACCACGAGGAGATCGGCTCGGCCAGTGCGACCGGCGCCGCCGGACCGCTGCTGGAGACGGTGCTGACCCGGCTGGCCGGGGGGTTCGACGAGCGGCACGCGGTGTTCTCGCGGTCGCGCTGCCTGTCGGTGGACGTCACGCACGCCGCGCACCCCAACCACCTGGACAAGCACGACCCGGATCACCTGTCGGTGCCGAACCGGGGGCCGTCGCTGAAGGTCAACGCGGTGCAGCGCTACGCCACCGACGCACCGGGCGCGGCCGCCTGGAAGCGGGCCTGCCGCACCGCGGACGTGCCGAGCCAGGTGTTCGTCTCGAAGAACACGGTGCCGTGCGGGTCGACCGTCGGGCCGATCATGGCGACCCGGCTGGGCATCCGGACGGTCGACGTCGGCATCCCGGTGCTGTCGATGCACTCGGCGCGTGAGCTGTGCGGGGTGCACGACCCCGGCCTGCTGGCCCGGGCGGGTGTGGAGTTCCTGACCGACGCCGGCTAG
- a CDS encoding YccF domain-containing protein: MLRLLLNVVWLVLSGFWLFLAYTAAGIIACLLIVTIPFGIASFRIGLYALWPFGREAVRDPRAGAASAIGNVLWILLFGWWLVVGHVVTAIALAVTIIGLPLAWANLKLIPVSLLPLGSRIVDTDVYVPGSRIAAQV; the protein is encoded by the coding sequence GTGCTCCGCCTCCTGCTGAACGTGGTCTGGCTGGTCCTCTCCGGCTTCTGGCTGTTCCTCGCCTACACGGCCGCCGGGATCATCGCCTGCCTGTTGATCGTGACGATCCCGTTCGGCATCGCCTCGTTCCGGATCGGGCTCTACGCGCTGTGGCCGTTCGGTCGTGAGGCCGTGCGCGACCCGCGGGCCGGTGCGGCGTCGGCGATCGGGAACGTCCTGTGGATCCTGCTGTTCGGCTGGTGGCTGGTGGTCGGCCACGTCGTGACCGCGATCGCGCTGGCCGTCACGATCATCGGGCTGCCGCTGGCCTGGGCGAACCTGAAGCTGATCCCGGTGTCGCTGCTGCCGCTCGGGTCGCGGATCGTCGACACCGACGTCTACGTGCCCGGCTCCCGGATCGCCGCGCAGGTCTAG
- a CDS encoding AAA family ATPase, with amino-acid sequence MYLLTGIQASGKSTVAEALAERLPAPAVHVHGDRFRRWIVTGRADMGPDAGPEAHRQLRLRHALTAQAADAGFSVVVQDVVLGAHLPATVAALRTRPLHVVVLAPRPEVTARRQAERDKVTSEAFTAAALDAVLRSETPRIGLWLDTSELDVAATVDAILDRTAESAVGTVGTVREWHPGQGWGVVDSPGGCWVHLSAFAGDAVPAADDVVTLEWEAGEQDGFAFRGTRVTPQDDGQSGAYRSSLTLTADP; translated from the coding sequence ATGTACCTGCTGACCGGCATCCAGGCGTCAGGGAAGTCGACCGTGGCGGAGGCGCTCGCCGAACGTCTGCCCGCGCCCGCGGTGCACGTGCACGGCGACCGGTTCCGCCGGTGGATCGTCACCGGACGCGCCGACATGGGCCCGGACGCCGGCCCCGAGGCGCACCGTCAGCTGCGGCTGCGGCACGCCCTCACCGCGCAGGCCGCCGACGCCGGCTTCTCCGTCGTCGTGCAGGACGTCGTGCTCGGGGCGCACCTGCCGGCGACGGTGGCGGCGCTGCGGACCCGTCCGCTGCACGTCGTGGTGCTGGCGCCACGACCGGAGGTGACCGCCCGGCGGCAGGCCGAGCGGGACAAGGTGACCTCGGAGGCGTTCACCGCGGCGGCGCTCGACGCGGTCCTGCGGTCGGAGACGCCCCGCATCGGGCTGTGGCTGGACACCTCGGAGCTGGACGTGGCCGCGACCGTCGACGCCATCCTCGACCGGACCGCGGAGAGCGCCGTCGGCACGGTGGGGACGGTCCGCGAGTGGCACCCCGGGCAGGGCTGGGGCGTCGTCGACTCCCCCGGCGGGTGCTGGGTGCACTTATCGGCCTTCGCGGGCGACGCGGTCCCGGCCGCCGACGACGTCGTGACGCTGGAGTGGGAGGCGGGCGAGCAGGACGGCTTCGCGTTCCGCGGAACGCGGGTGACCCCGCAGGACGACGGCCAGTCCGGTGCCTACCGCAGCTCGCTCACCCTCACGGCCGACCCGTGA
- a CDS encoding DUF6924 domain-containing protein, whose amino-acid sequence MTTVEFPETRRTPLVRTCTDTGEGLWNELLGILLSTGTSFDVVMEDMFTDWSVERVVTLALEDGLPLRHPLLFVDERALADHDFPVVVADLRGEPGRTFRIAAAVLSGFPSPRAGFADHADHAELQPDRTFRGFC is encoded by the coding sequence ATGACCACCGTGGAGTTCCCCGAGACGCGTCGTACGCCGCTGGTCCGGACGTGCACCGACACCGGCGAAGGTCTGTGGAACGAGCTGCTGGGGATCCTGCTGTCGACCGGCACGTCGTTCGACGTCGTCATGGAGGACATGTTCACCGACTGGTCGGTGGAGCGGGTGGTGACGCTCGCGCTGGAGGACGGGCTGCCCCTGCGGCACCCGCTGCTGTTCGTCGACGAGCGGGCGCTGGCCGACCACGACTTCCCGGTCGTCGTCGCCGACCTGCGGGGTGAACCGGGACGGACGTTCCGGATCGCCGCCGCGGTGCTCTCCGGCTTCCCGTCGCCCCGCGCCGGGTTCGCCGACCACGCCGACCACGCGGAGCTGCAGCCCGACCGGACGTTCCGCGGGTTCTGCTGA
- a CDS encoding VOC family protein, whose product MSSTVWPVLHYDNPGAAVHFLVEAAGFTASVVVHDEVGDVVHAELTRDGGTVLLGGTKHDDGVHAGLHTGAVYVACRSDSDVDAVHRRVAETGGTVVRAPHPTSFGAGGPTRACTVADPEGNLWTFATYPGGG is encoded by the coding sequence GTGAGTTCCACCGTCTGGCCGGTCCTGCACTACGACAACCCGGGCGCCGCGGTCCACTTCCTGGTCGAGGCAGCCGGGTTCACCGCATCGGTGGTCGTGCACGACGAGGTCGGCGACGTCGTGCACGCCGAACTCACCCGTGACGGCGGGACCGTCCTGCTCGGCGGCACGAAGCACGACGACGGCGTCCACGCGGGTCTGCACACCGGCGCCGTGTACGTGGCGTGCCGCTCCGACTCCGACGTCGACGCCGTCCACCGGCGCGTCGCGGAGACGGGCGGGACGGTCGTGCGGGCGCCGCACCCCACCTCCTTCGGCGCGGGCGGCCCGACACGCGCCTGTACCGTCGCCGACCCCGAAGGCAACCTCTGGACCTTCGCGACCTACCCCGGCGGCGGCTGA
- a CDS encoding DinB family protein: protein MTDRAHPPMQADALTTLTAWLDFYRATLVGKCDDLTDEQLRTSSVPPSSLTLLGLVQHLAAVERNWFRQVLGGEDVPPLHPRELGTGHDGGFELGSAGMTEARAAWEEEVGRARQVVEKAGPDGTGSLGGNLVSVVWVLTHVIAEYARHVGHADLVRERIDGSTGV from the coding sequence ATGACCGACCGCGCCCACCCCCCGATGCAGGCCGACGCCCTCACCACACTCACCGCCTGGCTCGACTTCTACCGCGCCACCCTGGTCGGGAAGTGCGACGACCTGACCGACGAGCAGCTGCGGACGTCGTCGGTGCCGCCGTCGTCGCTGACCCTGCTGGGGCTGGTGCAGCACCTGGCGGCGGTCGAACGGAACTGGTTCCGGCAGGTCCTGGGCGGCGAGGACGTGCCGCCGCTGCACCCGCGCGAGCTCGGGACCGGCCACGACGGCGGGTTCGAGCTCGGGAGCGCGGGCATGACCGAGGCCCGCGCCGCCTGGGAGGAGGAGGTCGGCCGGGCTCGACAGGTCGTCGAGAAGGCCGGGCCGGACGGCACCGGGTCCCTCGGGGGGAACCTGGTGTCGGTGGTCTGGGTCCTCACCCACGTCATCGCCGAGTACGCGCGCCACGTCGGGCACGCGGACCTGGTCCGGGAGCGGATCGACGGGAGCACGGGGGTCTGA
- a CDS encoding SRPBCC family protein: MTDTPPTVVRSSRTVAADPARQPSWDGNNNLAEAAPGQRVHAVGDVFSMLLTQGTVRENRVVEFTEGRLVAWLLSEPPPGHLWRWELEPVDDATTRVTCTYDWTGLDPDDAFRQKRARATTADMLRASLDRLAVVAEKM; encoded by the coding sequence GTGACCGACACCCCGCCGACCGTGGTGCGCAGCAGCCGGACCGTTGCCGCCGACCCCGCCCGCCAGCCTTCCTGGGACGGCAACAACAACCTCGCCGAGGCCGCCCCAGGTCAGCGGGTGCACGCCGTCGGGGACGTGTTCTCGATGCTGCTGACGCAGGGCACCGTGCGCGAGAACCGGGTCGTCGAGTTCACCGAGGGACGACTGGTCGCGTGGCTGCTCTCGGAGCCGCCGCCCGGGCACCTGTGGCGCTGGGAGCTGGAGCCCGTCGACGACGCCACGACCCGGGTGACCTGCACCTACGACTGGACCGGCCTCGACCCGGACGACGCGTTCCGGCAGAAGCGGGCCCGCGCCACCACCGCCGACATGCTGCGGGCGTCGCTCGACCGGCTCGCCGTCGTCGCCGAGAAGATGTGA
- a CDS encoding DUF6194 family protein, with amino-acid sequence MDAEQVIAVLAGFPGTRIIEGNGDAFAIHDPDHDYGQRPRHGWATVVRSDVNDTASNLDRPGAFRLNIGLPTARYRELFPTDPGIDPATRDMLFPHPVYAAYHWVAVVEPDTTWPQVRELLHDAHDFAVRKHGNAVRRRG; translated from the coding sequence ATGGATGCCGAGCAGGTGATCGCCGTTCTGGCCGGGTTCCCCGGCACGCGGATCATCGAGGGCAACGGGGACGCGTTCGCGATCCACGACCCGGACCACGACTACGGGCAGCGCCCCCGGCACGGTTGGGCCACCGTCGTGCGGTCCGACGTGAACGACACCGCGTCCAACCTCGACCGTCCCGGCGCGTTCCGGCTCAACATCGGGCTGCCCACCGCGCGCTACCGGGAGCTGTTCCCGACCGATCCGGGCATTGACCCGGCAACCCGCGACATGCTGTTCCCGCACCCCGTCTACGCGGCGTACCACTGGGTGGCGGTGGTGGAGCCGGACACGACCTGGCCGCAGGTGCGGGAGCTGCTCCACGACGCGCACGACTTCGCCGTCCGCAAGCACGGGAACGCGGTCCGGCGGCGCGGGTGA
- a CDS encoding TetR family transcriptional regulator → MPPDATETKRRILAAARSEFAQCGLAGARIDRIADRASANKRSIYVHFGPKEELFDRVVAQGLVELAETVSFTPDDLPGYAGRLFDHLLVDPTILRLSTWANLERPDATAGEAEAYRAKVNALTHRYGDRAVDVLALVLGMVTAWATASPSLRTLAGDEPWSSTRLAEHRRVMTASVETLQVTCGDHPVEPPQTDTGHDL, encoded by the coding sequence GTGCCACCGGACGCGACCGAGACCAAGCGGCGGATCCTGGCCGCCGCACGGTCGGAGTTCGCGCAGTGCGGCTTGGCCGGAGCGCGGATCGACCGCATCGCCGACCGGGCCAGCGCCAACAAGAGATCGATCTACGTTCACTTCGGCCCCAAGGAAGAGCTCTTCGACCGGGTCGTCGCCCAGGGGCTCGTCGAACTGGCCGAGACCGTCAGCTTCACCCCGGACGATCTCCCCGGCTACGCCGGTCGTCTGTTCGACCACCTGCTGGTCGACCCGACGATCCTTCGCCTGTCGACATGGGCGAATCTGGAACGTCCCGACGCGACCGCCGGGGAGGCCGAGGCCTATCGCGCCAAGGTGAACGCCCTCACGCACCGGTACGGCGACAGAGCCGTGGACGTTCTCGCCCTGGTCCTCGGAATGGTCACGGCCTGGGCAACTGCGTCCCCCTCCCTGCGGACACTCGCCGGCGACGAGCCGTGGTCGTCCACGCGCCTGGCGGAGCACCGCCGAGTGATGACCGCGAGCGTCGAGACCCTGCAGGTGACGTGCGGTGACCATCCTGTCGAGCCCCCGCAGACAGACACCGGTCATGATCTGTGA
- a CDS encoding SDR family oxidoreductase, translating to MSQKILVTGASSGFGRGTVLALARQGHQVVATAETWPQVRELRAEADRANVDLQVIKLNLLDPIDLDHAGSFDPDVLVLNAGVMEGGSIVDIPMQRVRESFDVNLFGHLQLVQSIVPKMVARKSGKVAWTSSMGGILVVPFLGAYCATKHAIEAVAGSRKAELEPHGVKVATINPGVFGTGFNDTGAESYEQWYDASSAVVPMPDFSESLAGQADPQEMIDAMVEVIPASECV from the coding sequence ATGTCACAGAAGATCCTGGTCACCGGGGCGAGCTCGGGCTTCGGGCGAGGGACAGTACTTGCTCTCGCGAGGCAGGGGCATCAGGTCGTCGCCACGGCGGAGACATGGCCGCAGGTTCGCGAGCTGCGCGCGGAGGCCGATCGGGCGAACGTCGACCTGCAGGTGATCAAGTTGAACCTGCTCGACCCGATCGACCTCGACCATGCCGGTTCGTTCGACCCGGACGTGCTCGTTCTCAACGCCGGTGTGATGGAAGGCGGCTCGATCGTCGACATTCCGATGCAGCGCGTCCGCGAGTCGTTCGATGTCAACCTGTTCGGCCATCTACAGCTCGTTCAATCGATCGTCCCGAAGATGGTCGCCCGCAAGTCCGGCAAGGTGGCCTGGACCTCCTCCATGGGAGGCATCCTCGTCGTCCCGTTCCTCGGGGCGTACTGCGCGACCAAGCACGCGATCGAAGCCGTGGCCGGCTCGAGGAAGGCCGAACTCGAACCACACGGGGTGAAGGTGGCGACGATCAACCCCGGTGTGTTCGGCACCGGTTTCAACGACACCGGCGCCGAGAGCTACGAACAGTGGTACGACGCGAGCAGCGCCGTGGTGCCGATGCCGGACTTCTCGGAATCGCTGGCCGGACAGGCCGACCCGCAGGAGATGATCGACGCCATGGTCGAGGTGATCCCGGCCTCAGAGTGTGTTTGA